The Paenibacillus mucilaginosus 3016 genome includes the window GATGAGGGTCTCCGGCCGCTGGCGAATCTCCTGGGCCACCCGACCGAGGAGGCTGCGGATCTCGCCGAAGCGTCCGTCCACGAGCAGCTCCCGCACCGTCTTCTGCAGCGACGGATCGGGATGATACTGTTCCTGCAGCGAGAAGCCGGTGGCCTGGTCGCGGTGGACGGCGGCCGAAGCCGGCCCCCGGTAGAAGGTCTCCTGCAGCCGTGCAACGGCCGACGCGTAGGAAGCGGGCAGCTCTTCGAGGCCTGGGGAGATCCGTCCTCCGCCAATGGCGAAGCGGCCTCCGGTGTGTTCTCCAAGCGCGCCGGCCAGCGCCTTGCATACGCCGTACAGCGTGTTCTCGTCCAGCGGGCGGTCGCCCGGCGCGAAGAGCAGCAGGACCGTGTGCAGCTCGTCCTTCTGTCCGAGCAGGAAGGTCAGTCCGCAGGCTCCGGCCGCTTCCTGTGCCAAGGCTTCCAGCTCCGCAGGGGAGGGAGGAGGCGGGAGGATCTTGAGCATGACGGCTGCGCAGGAGGGCTGCTCCGGCAGCACGAGTCCCGCCAGCTGCAGCCGGCCCCGAAGCTGCTCCTCGTCGCGGGCGCCCCGGATCAGCTGGAGGCAGATCTCCTGGCGGAGATAGGCGGAGCTCGCGTGGAGGCTTTCCTTCGTCAAGGCTTCATGCTCCATGTGCCGCCTCTCCTGCTGGCACAGCTGAACCGCTCCCTGCAGCGCCTCTTCGAGCTCGTCCATGTCGATCGGCTTCTCGACATAGGAGATCGCTTTGAGGGAGATCGCGGCCTTCAAGTATTCTTTCTCGGCATAGCCGCTCATGAATATGATCTTGCAGCCCGGGTACCTGCGGCGCACCTGGAACGCCAGGTCGACGCCGTCCATACGGGGCATCTTGATATCGGTCAGGACGATATCCGGTTCGAACGATTCGAGCAGGGACAGCGCTTCCAGTCCGTCCACGGCAGTGACGACCTCGGTGATGCCGAAGGACTCCCAATCGACCGACCGCCGGATGCCTTCCCTTGTCATTTTCTCATCATCAGCCAGAAGCAGCTTCAGCATCTCTTTCTTCCCCTCGGATCCGTTTTTCTTTGCTGTACCCTTAAGAGTAACTCAGACCGCTGACCTTTGCACGCCCTTTTCTTTCCACCCTGCAAAATGCACAGGAAATCGATATTTTGTCGGGGGGGGGGGAGGGACCCTCCCACACGAAAAACACCGTCTCCGCCCCTTCGGCGCAAGACGGTGTTCTCGTATGCTGCTTAGTTCAGGAAGCCATCGAGGGCGACCGTCGGTCTGCCGTTGGTTCCCCAGGCTCCTTTGTTATAACCGCCGTTGTAGCCCGGCGATGCCTCCGGCTCCCAGTAGAAGACGCCGAGGCCTTTGCCGTTCGCAATGCCGCGCACCTTGTTCTTGATGTCGGCGATGAAGCTCTTGGCTGCGGACGCCTGGGTATAATCCATGCCGACCTCGGAGACGATGACTTCTTTGCCGTAGGTGGCGATCATGTCGTTCAGGTTGGCCAGCGTCTGCGTATTCTTCGTGGACCAGTCGGTGCTGGTCGGATACAGCGATACGGCGATGACGTCGAAGTTCGCCCCGTTGCTGATCAGGCCGCCGATGTTCCAGCGGAATACGGCGTTATCGTACCCGTTCGCCAGGTGAACGACCGTCTTGGTCGTGCTGCTCACGGATTTGACCGCGTTATGTCCGGTGTTGACCAGCCAGGCGTAGTTCTTCATGGAGACCGATGCCTTGCCGTCCTCCCAGAGCATGCCGTTGTTCGTCTCGTTGCCTACCTGCACCCACTCCGGCGTAACGCCATAGCTCTTCATCTTGTTCATGACGGACACGGTATGAGCCCAGACGTTGTCCATCAGCCCCTGGAAGGTCAGGGTTTTCCAGGCCGCCGGCTTGTTCTGCTGGCCCGGGTCCGCCCACGAATCGCTGTAGTGCAGGGTGAGCATGACGCGCAGGCCGAGATCCTTGGCGCGCTTGGCCAGCTTGGCCGCATTATCGGCATTCATGTAACCGTTACCGTAATCGCTCATGTTCGGATTCACCCATACGCGGATGCGCACGGAGTCCATCTGGTAGTCCTCTTTGAGAATGCGGAGGATGTCGCGCTGAACGCCGTTCTTGTCATACCAGACCTTGCCCTGGGCTTCCATCCCGGGGACCCAGGAGATATCCGCGCCCTTGGCGAAGGCGGCCGCCGCTTCCGCCTGTGGCAGTGAAGAAGCTTGAGGGACGGCCGCCGCCAGCAGGCAGAAGGTCAGCAGCAGGGCGAAGACGGCAGTCATTTTTTTGCGGAGATTGATGAGTGTGTACATGTGTGGACACCTGGCCTTTCGTTGTTGTGTTATTAAGCGCTTTCATCTCTCTGATGCCTTGCTTTCCTGTCAATGATCACCTCCTGTTCCTTCCACGATCTTACCAACTCTGCAGAGGAGTGCGTACCGTACGAAATAAGAATATCCTGTAATTTTTGTCGATGGGAATGCCCTTTCATGAGGTTCTTCCTGAAATAAAAAGACACTCCCCCCAGCGGCGGAGAGCCGACCGCTCCCGTAGGGTTCAGAGCAAACGTCTTCACATCGCTGCCCGAGGCATTATACGCTTTGACAATCGGGGAGCTGTATTTGGATGACGGATTGAATATCTGTCTCAACTATCTCGATACAATCTGGGAAAAACGGTTTTCTCATCTCGGAAAGCCGTACTGCCCTAGGTGAAGCACGTCGGAAAGCCGTATGCGGGAAAACCGCACGTACGGTTTGATGAGGATGGGGGAATCCCGGCCCTTAACTCTACTTACCGGGGGGGACAGGAAAAGGGAGCTGCAAGATCAGTCTCAGGAATGGTTATCCCTTCATATATTGCATCGCTCTCCAAAAAAGAGCATTTTTTTATTCGTTTAAATCAATGAATTTATGAGTTTAAATGCGTTTGTATAAATGCAATTGATTCAATATGATTGACTTAAAGTCTGTTGTATAAAAAAGGAAGGAGTGTTAAGGGTGGCAGTAACCAACCGGTTGTCAGTCTGCATGTAAATGAAGTTAAGTTCAGTACCCGGTGGATGAGGTATCATCTTTTAACTTAATCTGACAGACCATACAGAGGAGGAAAAAGCAATGAGCGATATTCAGAGCATGGTTGATCGCTTCAAGATCGATGCGCTGCGCGGAGAGTTCACTGACACGGTGATGATGCGCGACCCCGACCGCCTTGCGTCGCTGTTCACGGAGGACGGCGTGTGGCGGATTCCCCCAGTCGTCGAATTCGTTGGCCGGGAACAGATTCGCGCCGGGAGCAAGCGGCTGCAGAGTCAGTGGGACTATTTCGTGCAAACCACGCACCCGGGCACGATCCAGCTCCAGGGCGATACCGCAGTCGGCCGTGCCTACATCTCAGAGCTCGCGCGCCTGCGCGAGGGCAGGAGCGGACTGAACTACGCCGTGTACCATGACCGCTACCAGCGCACAGAGGACGGCTGGAAGTTCTCCGAGCGCGTTTACGAAATCAGATACCTTGACACCACACCGCTTCCGGGAGCGGCGCAGATCGACAAAGAGCTGCTCAAAGAAAACATGAATATGGAATAGCTGATAGGAAAAGCAATCGTATCGGAGGCAGTAGCGCAGGCTTGATGGCTGCTCGCGTATTGGCGGATATTAGTTAATTAAGGAACAACGGAACGGAGCCACGCGGATTTGCGGGCTCCGTTTTCTAATGAATTATGGAATATCACAGTTCTTCATCGCTGCTGGCGGGTCTGCAAGGAATCCACACCGGTTGGACTCTGACAATGATGGCTGCGCCTGCGAGGGACCGGGTCTGGAGTTCATGCTTCCTGACGGAGCGTGAGACAACAGCTGGGGTCCAGAAGCTTTAAGTGGACGTATTGGGGGAGCCGTACCTCTGATGGCTGCCAAGCCTTGCTGGCAGACCGTGATCCGCGGTTTGCGGGAGCGGCTCTTCGCAGCCGATCAGCGCCGCACAGCCGGCATCATCCGTAATTGGGAGGGTTCTCTGAATGAAGTTATCGGCACATGCAGGCGTCCGTTGCCCAGCTGCGGTGTTCGGCGGACCGTCGAATCAAAACGGCCACCACCCAATCAAAACGATATAAAACCAATCGTTGTTGTATGGTTGTTTCCAAGAATCCCCTTTATCATAAAGAAACGAGGGGGATGCTTATGTACGCAAAGGCTTACAAGTACCGCTGGCAGTATCTCATGATTTTACCGGGCGTGGTCCTGCTGTTTCTCTTCCATTACGTACCGATGGCGGGGATTCAGGTCGCGTTCCGGGACTTTCAGATCGGCAGTTCCATCTGGAGCAGCCCCTGGGTGGGCATGGACAATTTTGCGTTCCTGGGGGAAGAGCAGTTCTGGACGGTGGTCCGCAATACGCTGTACATTTCGGTGCTGAAATTCTTCTTCGGATTTCCCGCGCCCATCCTGCTGGCACTTATGATCAACGAGGTCACTCACTCAGCCTTCCGGCGTTTCGTCCAGTCGGTGAGCTACCTGCCGCACTTCTTCTCCTGGATCGTCGTGGCCTACATCCTGCAGGCCTTCCTGACATTGGACGGAGGCCTGGTGAACCAGGCGGTCACCGCGGCAGGCGCGGAGCCGATCTTCTTCCTGGGCTCCACGGAGTGGTTCCGTCCGGTGGTGATCGCGAGCGGCCTGTGGAAGGAGACCGGCTGGAACACCATCCTCTACCTGGCGGCCATTACGACCATCGACCCGCAGCTCTATGAAGCGGCGAAGGTGGAGGGGGCCGGCAAGCTGGCGCAGATCCGCCATATTACGCTGCCGGGCATCATGCCTACGATCTCCATCGTGCTGATCCTCAGCATCCCGAGCCTCATCACCGTCGGCATGGATCAGATCTATCCCTTGATGAACTCGGCCAATATGGAAGTCGCGGACGTTCTGGATACCTATGTTCTCCGCAGCGGGCTGCAGCAGGGCTATTTCGGCATGGCGACCGCGGTCGGCCTGCTCTCCTCGGTGATCAGCCTGGTGCTGGTCGTCACGACCAACCAGCTGTCCAGAAGAATGAACGGCGAAGGGCTGTGGTGACAAGCATATGAGACCGAATGCAGCCGAAACCGTCATCCAATCGCTGATCGTCGCTCTGCTGTCCCTGATGTGCCTGTCCGTGCTCTATCCGTTCCTGTACATGCTGGCGATCTCCCTCAACGAGGGGGCGGATGCCGCCAAGGGAGGCGTGTACCTGCTGCCGCGCGCTTTCACTCTCCTGAATTATGAGATCGTGCTGGGTAATGAGGTCATCCGCCATGCGTATCTCATTACGATCGCCAGGACCGCAGCGGGCACCGTATCCGGTCTGTTCGTCACGCTACTTGTGGCTTTCGGGCTGTCCTACAGGGGGCTGCCGCTCCGGGGAGTGATCCTCAGCTATATCCTGATCACCATGCTGTTCAACGGAGGACTGGTTCCGTACTACATTCAGCTGAACAACCTGGGGCTCCTCAACACGTTCTGGGTCTACATTCTGCCGGGCATGTTCTCGGTCTGGAATATGTTCGTCATGCTGAAGTTCATTCAAGGCATTCCCGAAGCGCTGATCGAATCGGCGGAGATGGACGGGGCCGGGCCGGTGCGCGTGCTCCTGCAAATCATCATTCCGCTCTCGAAGCCGATGCTCGCCGCCCTGGGACTCTTTACGGCGGTCGGCCACTGGAACGACTGGTTCACCGGCGCCTTCTTCGTGACCGACCAGTCGCTGATTCCCGTCCAGACCTTCCTGCAGCAGCTGCTCGCGGCTTCGGATATCTCTGCCGTCCTCGGCTCGAATACGAACCAGGAGGCGCTGGCCCGCAGCTCCCAGATGCAGAATATTACGCTGATGTCGATCAAGATGGCGGTTGTAATGGTGAGTGCGCTGCCGATCCTGTGCGTGTATCCGTTCCTCCAGAAATATTTTGTGAAGGGCGTGCTCGTCGGGTCGGTGAAGGGGTAGGACAGTGTTCAGCCCATGATGTGAAATACGGCAGTATCCATATACCAAAACAGGCAGAGACAGGGAGGAACGGAGATGCGTTTCAAGACGACAGGCAAACAGTGGGGAGCCTTGACGCTGGCCGCCATGCTGGCGGTATCCGCAGGATGTTCGGGTGCGGGAGAGAGCGGGAGCGGGAACAGCAATCCGTCGGCCGATACGGGCAAAGGAGCCTCGGAGGCTCCGGCGGGCGGCAGTACGAGCGCGTTCGAGCTGTGGCTGGGCTGGTCGGCGACGATCAACAACAACAGCCTGATCCAGAAGTATTGGAAGGAGAAGGAGCCGGGCGTCGAGGTGAAGCTCGAAGCGACGCAGGGGGATGCGACGACTGCGCTCAACCTGCGGATCAATACGGGCGGCTTCAAGGACGCGGCCATCTTCAGCCGCAGCGAGACGGTCAAGAGTGCGATGGACCGCTCCAAACTGCTTATGCCTCTCGAGCAGTACTTCACCATGCCGGAGAAGTACCCGGGCCTCGCCTCCATCCCGAAGAAGTATCTGGACCGGATGAAGGATAAGGACGGACATATCTGGTCCATTCCGACGTGGTTTGATCAGAATCCGGACGATCCGTGGCCGGGCTGGTCTTCGGTGGGTTGGACGGTCCGCTCGGATCTGCTCGAGCAGACCGGCATGAAGGCGGAGGATCTGGCCACGCTCGAAGGCGTCGAGGCGTTCCTGAAGAAAGCGGCCGGACTCAAGGATGCGTCGGGCAAGCCGATTCTTCCCCTTTCGTTCCTGATGGACCCGAACAGCACGCTCGGCTGGAGCGACGAGAACGCCGTGATGAGCGCCTTCGGCGTGACGACCGGCGGGGCGGGAATCGAGAAGAAGGGCGGCGAGTTCGTTTTCGCCTACGATGATCCGAATTATAAGGCCGCCTATCATTGGCTGAACCGGATGTACCGCGAGAAGCTGATCGACCCCGAGGTCGTGACGAACAAGAAAGAACAGTACCAGGAGAAGAATAAAGCCGGCCGGATCGCGATGAATGTGGGAAGCTTCTGGAATATCCCTGCGTCCGCCTGGGAGACGCTCGACGGTCCTACAGAGCCCGGGTGGTACTATCAAGTGATTCCCTTCCCCAAAGTGCCGGGCGTTGAGAAGATCGGTTCGAATCAGGTCGTGAACCCGTACCCGGGCTACGATGTCTATATCAACAAGAACACCAAGAATCTGGAGGCGATCCTGACATTCTTCGATTACACCCTGCAGCCGAAGCCGGAGCAGCAGCATGTCATCAACGAGGGGCCTCCCGGTCTGTATTGGAATTGGACGGATGGGCCGCTCGGCAAGTGGAAGTTCACGGACGAGGCCTACAAGAAGGACCGCAACGCGGGGGACGTGGCCCAGAAGGCCAAGGTGACGCCCGAGCTCTACATGACTTCCTCCTTCAGCAGCAAGTGGTACCCTTGGTGGAATACGGCGGAGGCGGAGAAGAAAGGGGCGGCCAAGACCGTGCAGTTCACGGAAGCGATTGCGAAGATGGGCGGCGTGCGCAATGCGCATTCGCACGACCTGGTTCAGACGAAGCAGGGCGGTGTCATGGAGAAGTATGCGCCGGAGCTGGAGAATATCCGCAAGGAGTACCGGGGCAAGCTGCTGATGGCCAAGGACGATGCCCAGTTCGAAGCGGCCTGGCAGGCGTTCCGGGATGCGCTGGAGAAGCGCGGCCACTGGAGCGAGGTGAAGCAGGAGTGGCGGGAATCCTATCAGGCGGATATCCAGGCGAACGGTGAGTTCTAGTATAATGAAGGAGCAGCCCCTTACATAGGGGGTGCTCCGTTTGATGTTCGCGGGAAGGTCCGCCAGTAACGGGAACGGGAGGAAGCAGATGCTTAGACAGCATATCGAGAAAACCATCATCCGCCTGACCCGCCCCATGAACCTCAAGGGCAAATTCGTTCTTCTCTACGGCCTTATTGTCTTCCTGCCAACGGCCCTGCTGGCAGTCGGAGCCGGGTATCTGGCGCTTCACCACACGAGGGCCAACTATATGCTCACGATCGAGGAAGCGGTCCGCCAAAGCGCCAGAAGCATCGAATTCAAGAAGCAGAGCTATGATCTGCTTGCGGTCCGGACGGCCACCGACGGCGAGCTGATCTCCAGGCTCTCCCGCGATTATGCGGACATGTTCGAGCAGGTGGAGACCGTCGAATACGTGGACCGCTCCTTCCAGTATACGGCCAAATACCTGCCGGGCATCGAGGACTTCCGGATCTATCACGCGAACGCCTCGCTGGTTCAGGACGGCGGGCTGCTGTGGAAGCCGGAAGGCCGCATGCTGTCCGGCCAGAAGGAGAAGCTCTGGTTCGACCGGACGCTGGCTTCTCCGGAGGCCATGAGCTGGACCAACGCGCAGGGCGACAGGTCGAAGCTTGTGGTCACGCAGAAAATCTTTGCCGGCTCCGGCGATCCCTACGGAGTCGTCTACATGCTGCTCGACTATAACGCGGTCTTCGCGGAACCGTTCCGGCACCCCTTCGGCGGAGCGGGCGAGCTGTACATCGTAGACAGCGGCGGGCATATTATCGCCTCCTCGGAGCCGGGCGAGATCGGGGAGCCCCTCGCCGGTTCCGCCCTGCAGCCCTACTGGGACCGGCAGAATCAGGAGGCTTCGCGGGGAACGGGCAAGCTGCTGGTCACCAGCCGGCTCGCTTCCGGCTGGACCGTCGCCGCCCTGGTCCACCTGGACCGGATGGAAGAGCAGTCGAGACGCATCTTCCTCGCGGTGGGCATCGGAATCGCTTTCTTCCTGCTGCTGTCCACCTTCCTGATCCTGACCGTGCTGCGCAACATCGTCTGGCGCATCCGCAAGCTGGGGATGCGGATGACGGATATCTCGGACGGGGTGTTCGAGGTGACCGTAAGCAGCAGGGACCGCGACGAGCTTGGCGAGCTCGAGATCCTGTTCAATCAGATGTCCGGCCGTCTGGGCCGGCTGGTGGAAGAGAGCACGCAGGCCGGCCTGAAGGAACGCGAGCAGTCGTTCAAGGCGCTGCAGGCCCAGATCAACCCCCATTTTATCTACAATTCGCTCAGTCTGGTCCGCTGGCGGGCCATGGATCTGAAGGATGAGATGCAAGTTCGCATCATTGATGCCATGACGACCTTCTACCGTCTCGCCCTGAATAACCGGGACAACATTACGCTGTTTCGGGAGGAGCTCGAGCACCTTAAGGCGTATATCGAGATCCAGCAGCTGCGGTATCCGAATCGGGTTACGGTGGAGTGGCGGGTGGAGCCCGGGGTGCTGGACCTCTTCACGATCAAAATGCTGCTGCAGCCGGTTGTGGAGAACTGCTATCTGCACGGCAGCATCATGAGAGCAAAGGACGCCCTCCTGCGGATCACCATATATCAATCGCAGGATAGCGTACATATAGAGATCTACGATAACGGCAAGGGAATCCGCAAGGAGGTATTGGAACGCATTCAAGCATGCGCCTACGGGGGAACCGGCAACGGATTCGGCATGAACAATATCCGGGAGCGGCTGGGGCTGTATTTCGGTTCGAAGGCCCGGTTCGCCATAGACAGCGTCGAAGGCGAGTGGACGGCCGTATCCATAGATATCCCGGTTTGCAGGGAGCGTCCTGAGCTGATTCGTGGGGGTGGAGGATGATTCGCGTATTGATTGTGGATGACGAACCGCTGCATATCGAAGGACTCGTCCGGCATATCGATTGGGAGAAGCTGGGCTATGCGCCTCCCCTTACGGCGGAGTCGGGCGAGGAAGCGCTGGCCATACTGGGTGAAGCGCAGGTGGATGTGCTGGTTACGGACGTGTCGATGCCGGAGATGACGGGCATCGAGCTGCTCGCCAGGTGCCGGTCCGACTACCCGCATCTGGGATCGATCCAGACGCTGATGATCAGCGGGTATGATGAATTTGAATTCGTGCAGGAAGCGATTCATCTCGGGGTCAAGGCGTACGTGCTCAAACCCATCAAGACGGAGGAGATGGAGGAGAAGCTGGCGGCCTTCCGGACGGCCATCGAGAGGAAGCAGCAGATCGAACGGGAGACGGAGGCCCTGAAGGAAAAGGTGACCGGGAGCCTCGAGGTCCTGCACGACCGCTTCGTAGGGGACCTGATCGAGGGACGACTCCAGAACGGGGACATGGCCGGTTCGTGGAGCCGCCTTCTGGAGCTGCCGGCGGAGCCGTGGCTGTTCCGCCTGTTTCTGTTCGGCTACGACCGGCTCCATGATTGGCCGCAGCAGGATGCCCGGCAGCGCATTCTGCTCAGCGAGGGGCTGATGCGGGCGGTGCGGGTGGGCCTGTCCGGCCTCCCGGGGACCTATATCGGAAGAACGGGGGCCGACGAGGCGGTGGTGATCCACCTGAACGCTTCGCCGGCGGACCGGGCCCGCATCGAGAAGCAGCTGTCGTTCGTTCAGGAGGTCATCCGGGAGCAGTATGCCGCTTCCCTCACCATCGGGGTGAGCCGGGAATGCAGCAGGTGGGAGGAGGCTCCGCTCCTCCTGAAGGAAGTGAAACATATGGTGAATGGGGCCAGAGGTGCCGGCGGCGGGCTCATTCATTACTTCGACCGGCTGGAAGCGACGGATTACCATGAGTTTCAGCTGCGGGAGGAGAATATCCCCGAGATGCTCCGGCTCTTGGAGAAGGGGGAGGGCGATCAGGCGGTCCTCACCTTCAACCATGCCTTCGACCTGCTGCTGATGAAGAGCCCCGTATCCTTTTCCTACGTTCAGGCCTTCGGGATGGGGCTGCTCAGCGAGCTGGCGCGGAAGTTCAAACGGCCCAAGGAAGACGACGGCGAGATCAACATCCGGATGTGGCAGAGGCTGATCGACTGTACGGGCACCGCGGAGATTCGGGAAGTGCTGCTGGATGAATTGTCGCGGTATGCCCGGATGCAGCAGAAGGAACGGGCGGCGCAGCAGCACCATCTGATCCATAACATCACCCGATACCTGGAAGATCACCTGCTCGATCAGGTGACCGTCAAGCAGCTGGGGGAGCAGTTCCAGCTCAATCCGAGCTACCTCAGCGTGCTCTTCAAGAAGGAGACCGGCAGGACCATCTCCGACTTTGTGCAGGAGCTGCGTATGAACCGGGCCAAGGCGCTGCTGCGCGATCCGCATATGAAGGTGTATGAGGTCGCGGAGCAGGTAGGGTATCAGACCACCGCGTATTTTGCCTATTTGTTCAAAAAAACCACCGGGTTCACGCCGCAGGAGTTCAGGGACTATCATTATGAAGAATAAACTCGAGGCGGCAGGAGGACATCCGTGCTAAACTCACCTTATGTAGTCATACAGAAAAAGGAGAGAAGCCTCCATGATCTATGTCGTCCGGCACGGGCAGACCGATTGGAACAAAGAAGGAAGGCTGCAGGGCAGGAGAGGACTGCCGCTGAACGAGACCGGCATCCGGCAGGCCGAGGAGGTCAGGGACCGGCTGCGGGAGATCCGCTTCGATGCGGTCTTCTCCTCCCCGCAGGAGAGGGCGGTTCAAACCGCGGAGATCGCAGGGGGCAAGCGGGCGATCGTGGATCCCCGGCTGGATGTCTTCGATCTCGGGGAAGCGGACGGCCTGCGCAGGGAGGAAGTCCGCTTGGCGGGTGCTGTTCCCGACCCCGGGTTATATGCGGGGGTGGAAGAGATCCGCAGCTTCATCGGGCGGGTATTCGCCTTCATGCGGGAGCTGGAGTCGCAGGTTGACGTAAGAGAGGCGAACGTTCTGCTGTCGGGGCACCGCTGTACGACGGGGGCTATCGGTGCGTATTACGAAGGCATCCCGGAGGATGGCAATATCCTGAGGTACTCCTCGGGGAACGGGAAATTCAAGGTGTATCCTGTACGGTAACAAGGATGAAGGGGACGCCGATCCGGCATCCCCTCAGTCTACTAGGCTTGTCAAGATTGCCGTTTCAGTCCTTTAATCACAAATATCACTAAATTGGAATCATCCACCGGATCCTCCATCATGGACGGGTCCATTTTTCGTTAATGATAGAGTGATTCTTTAGGCCGTTCGCACGGTAAGAAACAATGCGCTTATTTCACTTTTCATGTCTCCGATGAACAAGAGTTTCATAAAATACGCTTTAGTATTTTTTCGTACCCATATATAGTATGGTTTCCATAAAGGCCCATTAACTTTTTGCATAACTTTACATAAGGGAGGCAGCACAAATGACTGCATTTACATTTCTCAAACAAACCACATGTGTTGTACTAGGCGTCTTTTTATTATCGGGTACTTCTGTATTGGCTGCTTCAGAGAAATCTGTTCCAGAGCAGCTGGCCTCTATGGTAGCGCAGATTCAGGAACTAAGTAAGAAGATAGATCTATTCGAACACACGCTTGTTAAAAAATCGGACTTTGAAGCATTAAAGCAAACGGTTGCCGCACAACAAAAAGCAATAGATGAATTGCGAAACAACAATCATCCTACCCCTCCATCTCAAGCGCCTGTTGTTAAATTTAAATTAAAGGTCACGGACAATGTTTGGGAACTAACGCCCCTGCCTAATATCAGAGTAATAGTAAATGATGCGACCGGCACCAAGAGATATACCGCTATATCCGGTGCAGATGGCAAAGTTGCTTTTGATCTTCCTCCCGGGCAATACTGGTATACCTATGAAGTCCTTGATGCGAATGGCGAGGTTATAGAGACTACTGCTGTCCGCAATATGCTTGAAGGAAACGTATACGTGGATCAAGCTGCCATGCTGGAATGGAACAATATGGAGAAACTTCTTTCAGTACCTATGATTTTTTACACCGATCCGCAATATGTAAAGCAAGATTAGTTAGTAGGCCGCTTTATCCGGGGTGGTCACTGGTCATCAAAATGAAGTCGTTTGGGGGATTGGCATGAATGATAAAAGGGTTGTACGAAGCCCATAGGCCCCATATTATTGGCAAATCATCCACATGCTCATGCGGCTATTTATTTTCATGACCCCAATGGAAATTCACTTGAATTCATAGGCCCTGTCGAGCTTGATTCATCTCAAGAAACTCAATCGATGATCTAGAAGCATGGGAAGAAAGGAGAAGAAAGTAATCTAGTTCGGTCCATTCTGGGGACAAGAACATATATGTCCTCAGAAAATGGACCGTCCGCGTCCAAAACTTGGGACAGATCTGGCTGCAGGTGACCTGGCACCAGTCCAATAACCCCACACCGGAGCCGATCAAGTACTCCGGTTGGCGGGGTTATTGAAGTGCCGGAGGTTTAATCCAGAAGTTAGCGGTGGAAGTGTGGGAGAGGTTAGCCCAGCTGAATCTGGCCCCTGGGTCAAGCTCAGACTGCAAGCCCCTCGAGAAATTCCCTCACGGCGCGGCAGTAACCGCCCAGATCATCCGTATGGACGCCATGCCCCGTATCGAATACGGCCAGCCGGGCGCCGGGGCGGCGGGACACCATCCGCTCGGCTTGGGCCTCGTCCATGACAAAGCTGTGCCTGCCGTGGATCAGCAGGATGGGGCAGGCGGAGGAGAGCCAGTCGTCCCACCACTCTCCGTTGCAGTTCTCCTGGGAGATGCGCATGCCTGGCAGATCGCAGCGCAGGCCCCAGCCCCGCTCGTCTTCGAAGGAGCCTTCGATGAAATAATCGATGCTCTTCAGGCCGGCCTGCTTCAGCGCCTCGCGGAGTTCCCTCAAGGAGCCGGTGCGCTCGGGCAGCTTCCCGGCGAAGCTCAGGTCAGCCTGAATCTCGGCACCGATATCTTCGACGATCACGGCCTTCACCAGCTCGGGATAGCGTGCCGCAAACTGATACGCATTGAGTCCGCCTAGGGAATGGCCGAGCAGGGTAACCGGCCGGCCGCCCAGCACGGTGCGGATGAAGGCGAGAATGTCGCCGATATAGCTCTCC containing:
- a CDS encoding cache domain-containing sensor histidine kinase — protein: MLRQHIEKTIIRLTRPMNLKGKFVLLYGLIVFLPTALLAVGAGYLALHHTRANYMLTIEEAVRQSARSIEFKKQSYDLLAVRTATDGELISRLSRDYADMFEQVETVEYVDRSFQYTAKYLPGIEDFRIYHANASLVQDGGLLWKPEGRMLSGQKEKLWFDRTLASPEAMSWTNAQGDRSKLVVTQKIFAGSGDPYGVVYMLLDYNAVFAEPFRHPFGGAGELYIVDSGGHIIASSEPGEIGEPLAGSALQPYWDRQNQEASRGTGKLLVTSRLASGWTVAALVHLDRMEEQSRRIFLAVGIGIAFFLLLSTFLILTVLRNIVWRIRKLGMRMTDISDGVFEVTVSSRDRDELGELEILFNQMSGRLGRLVEESTQAGLKEREQSFKALQAQINPHFIYNSLSLVRWRAMDLKDEMQVRIIDAMTTFYRLALNNRDNITLFREELEHLKAYIEIQQLRYPNRVTVEWRVEPGVLDLFTIKMLLQPVVENCYLHGSIMRAKDALLRITIYQSQDSVHIEIYDNGKGIRKEVLERIQACAYGGTGNGFGMNNIRERLGLYFGSKARFAIDSVEGEWTAVSIDIPVCRERPELIRGGGG
- a CDS encoding response regulator; its protein translation is MIRVLIVDDEPLHIEGLVRHIDWEKLGYAPPLTAESGEEALAILGEAQVDVLVTDVSMPEMTGIELLARCRSDYPHLGSIQTLMISGYDEFEFVQEAIHLGVKAYVLKPIKTEEMEEKLAAFRTAIERKQQIERETEALKEKVTGSLEVLHDRFVGDLIEGRLQNGDMAGSWSRLLELPAEPWLFRLFLFGYDRLHDWPQQDARQRILLSEGLMRAVRVGLSGLPGTYIGRTGADEAVVIHLNASPADRARIEKQLSFVQEVIREQYAASLTIGVSRECSRWEEAPLLLKEVKHMVNGARGAGGGLIHYFDRLEATDYHEFQLREENIPEMLRLLEKGEGDQAVLTFNHAFDLLLMKSPVSFSYVQAFGMGLLSELARKFKRPKEDDGEINIRMWQRLIDCTGTAEIREVLLDELSRYARMQQKERAAQQHHLIHNITRYLEDHLLDQVTVKQLGEQFQLNPSYLSVLFKKETGRTISDFVQELRMNRAKALLRDPHMKVYEVAEQVGYQTTAYFAYLFKKTTGFTPQEFRDYHYEE
- a CDS encoding histidine phosphatase family protein — encoded protein: MIYVVRHGQTDWNKEGRLQGRRGLPLNETGIRQAEEVRDRLREIRFDAVFSSPQERAVQTAEIAGGKRAIVDPRLDVFDLGEADGLRREEVRLAGAVPDPGLYAGVEEIRSFIGRVFAFMRELESQVDVREANVLLSGHRCTTGAIGAYYEGIPEDGNILRYSSGNGKFKVYPVR
- a CDS encoding carboxypeptidase-like regulatory domain-containing protein translates to MTAFTFLKQTTCVVLGVFLLSGTSVLAASEKSVPEQLASMVAQIQELSKKIDLFEHTLVKKSDFEALKQTVAAQQKAIDELRNNNHPTPPSQAPVVKFKLKVTDNVWELTPLPNIRVIVNDATGTKRYTAISGADGKVAFDLPPGQYWYTYEVLDANGEVIETTAVRNMLEGNVYVDQAAMLEWNNMEKLLSVPMIFYTDPQYVKQD
- a CDS encoding alpha/beta fold hydrolase, with translation MLSVQTYHPCGVRKCFPSGSLQLSYLDYGGESDNVLLLLHGHMGNARTFSEVAAKFADWRVISLDQRGHGWSEHPEDRDYSRESYIGDILAFIRTVLGGRPVTLLGHSLGGLNAYQFAARYPELVKAVIVEDIGAEIQADLSFAGKLPERTGSLRELREALKQAGLKSIDYFIEGSFEDERGWGLRCDLPGMRISQENCNGEWWDDWLSSACPILLIHGRHSFVMDEAQAERMVSRRPGARLAVFDTGHGVHTDDLGGYCRAVREFLEGLAV